A section of the bacterium genome encodes:
- a CDS encoding RnfABCDGE type electron transport complex subunit A — translation MPEQGLGSIFLNACLINNFVLAYFLGLCPFLGVSNRLETATRMGAAVSFVMLVASVCAFGIERVLVAIDAPYLRLISFIVVIASTVQLVEMFIRKTSPTLFRSLGIFLPLITTNCAILGLALFQTNKGYSFTQSIAYALGAGAGFTLALVLMAGLREKLELAPVPDPVRGTALALVLAGILSMAFMGFAGLGV, via the coding sequence ATGCCTGAGCAGGGCCTGGGCTCCATCTTCCTGAACGCCTGCCTGATCAACAACTTCGTGCTTGCCTACTTCCTGGGCTTGTGTCCGTTCCTGGGCGTGTCCAACCGGCTGGAGACCGCGACCCGGATGGGCGCGGCGGTCAGCTTCGTGATGCTCGTCGCCTCGGTGTGCGCATTCGGAATCGAGCGTGTTCTGGTCGCCATCGACGCGCCGTACCTTCGGCTCATCTCATTCATCGTCGTGATCGCCTCCACCGTACAGCTGGTCGAGATGTTCATCCGCAAGACGAGCCCGACGCTATTCCGCAGCCTCGGCATCTTCCTGCCACTGATCACGACGAATTGCGCGATCCTGGGCCTCGCCCTCTTCCAGACGAACAAGGGCTACAGCTTCACCCAATCCATCGCCTACGCACTTGGTGCCGGTGCGGGCTTCACGTTGGCTCTCGTGCTGATGGCCGGATTGCGGGAGAAGCTCGAGCTGGCCCCGGTGCCCGACCCGGTGCGGGGAACCGCCCTGGCCCTGGTACTGGCCGGCATCCTCTCGATGGCGTTCATGGGCTTCGCTGGATTGGGGGTCTGA
- a CDS encoding ferredoxin-NADP reductase produces the protein MSETVKHLQDYDTEPRFETTLVGSRRITAEGAADEVRELTLEVDRTDFPFQIGQSIGVLAPASPAFGQEHHFRLYSVAGLPESDSSETPRIEIAVRRCSYVDEYSGEKYPGIASNFLCDLAPGDSFLTTGPYGLPFELPDERDANLILIGSGTGIAPFRAFVKRLYRTVPEFEGQVWLFHGARSGLEMLYMNDERDDFALYYDKETFEAFRALSPRPGWGDPVAWAAAIKERGADLWKMLGEAKTYVFVAGLEPMLAELDAAFADLAGSDEKWQRRKAELRAGHRWVELVY, from the coding sequence ATGAGTGAAACCGTCAAGCACCTCCAGGACTACGACACCGAGCCGCGGTTCGAAACCACACTGGTCGGGAGCCGGCGCATTACAGCGGAGGGCGCCGCCGATGAGGTCCGTGAGCTCACCCTCGAGGTGGATCGCACGGATTTCCCGTTCCAGATTGGTCAGAGCATCGGCGTGCTCGCTCCAGCCTCGCCGGCATTCGGCCAGGAGCATCACTTTCGGCTCTACAGCGTTGCGGGTCTGCCCGAGAGCGACTCGTCCGAAACGCCGCGCATCGAAATCGCCGTACGGCGATGCTCCTACGTCGATGAATACAGCGGTGAAAAGTATCCCGGTATTGCGTCGAATTTCCTGTGTGACCTGGCGCCCGGCGACAGCTTCCTCACGACGGGCCCCTACGGGCTTCCCTTCGAGCTACCCGACGAGCGCGACGCAAACCTGATCCTGATCGGTAGTGGGACAGGCATCGCACCCTTCCGGGCGTTCGTGAAGCGGCTGTATCGGACGGTGCCGGAGTTCGAGGGTCAGGTGTGGCTCTTCCACGGAGCACGAAGTGGTCTCGAGATGCTCTACATGAACGACGAGCGAGACGACTTCGCGCTCTATTACGACAAAGAGACCTTCGAGGCGTTTCGGGCGCTCAGCCCGCGGCCGGGTTGGGGCGATCCGGTTGCATGGGCCGCCGCGATCAAGGAGCGTGGCGCCGATCTGTGGAAGATGCTCGGCGAGGCGAAGACCTATGTCTTCGTCGCAGGACTCGAGCCGATGCTGGCCGAACTCGATGCGGCGTTCGCTGACCTGGCCGGCTCCGACGAGAAATGGCAGCGCCGCAAGGCGGAACTCCGAGCCGGACATCGCTGGGTGGAACTGGTCTACTAG